In one Lachnospiraceae bacterium GAM79 genomic region, the following are encoded:
- a CDS encoding EamA family transporter produces the protein MWFVFALLSSVFAALTSILAKVGIDGVNSNLATAIRTAVVLVMSWGMVFLTHTQSGISAIGKKSWLFLILSGLATGASWLCYYKALQMGNASKVVPIDKLSVVITLILAFVFLHEEFTMKSIIGCVLIGLGTLLMVL, from the coding sequence ATGTGGTTTGTATTTGCATTGTTGTCGTCTGTATTTGCGGCATTGACATCAATTCTTGCAAAGGTAGGTATTGACGGAGTAAATTCGAATCTTGCAACAGCGATCCGAACAGCAGTTGTGCTTGTGATGTCATGGGGCATGGTGTTCCTGACACATACACAGTCCGGAATCAGCGCGATCGGGAAGAAAAGCTGGTTGTTCCTGATTTTATCAGGACTTGCAACCGGAGCATCGTGGTTGTGTTATTATAAAGCACTTCAGATGGGAAATGCATCCAAGGTAGTACCAATCGATAAATTAAGTGTCGTTATTACATTGATTCTTGCATTTGTATTCCTGCACGAAGAATTCACGATGAAGTCGATTATTGGCTGTGTACTGATCGGACTGGGAACTTTGTTGATGGTGTTATAA